Proteins co-encoded in one Alphaproteobacteria bacterium PA2 genomic window:
- a CDS encoding aspartate/glutamate racemase: MRTLGLLGGMSAESTTYYYQTLNRLVRERLGPMHSAEVVIWSIDFAPMAELQARGNWDAAGAELVKVAQALERAGAEALMIGANTMHVCAPQVEAAVGIPLIHIADATGGAIKALGCSKPLLLGTRYTMEMGFYTDRLAAMGISASVPDADDRARLHAIIYDELVQGLVTEVSKTEVLAMIARSVEADSVIFGCTEIGLLISPEDLALPVVDTAIVHAEAGVAFSMGV; this comes from the coding sequence ATGCGAACCCTGGGCCTGCTGGGCGGGATGAGCGCGGAGAGTACGACCTACTACTACCAGACGCTCAACCGCCTGGTGCGGGAGCGCCTGGGGCCCATGCATTCTGCTGAAGTGGTCATCTGGTCCATCGACTTCGCCCCCATGGCGGAGCTTCAGGCCAGGGGCAACTGGGACGCGGCTGGCGCTGAGCTGGTGAAGGTGGCTCAAGCCCTGGAGCGCGCCGGCGCTGAGGCCTTGATGATCGGCGCCAACACCATGCACGTCTGCGCGCCCCAGGTTGAGGCGGCGGTGGGTATTCCACTGATCCATATCGCCGATGCGACCGGTGGGGCGATCAAGGCCCTGGGCTGCAGCAAGCCCCTGCTGCTGGGCACCCGCTACACCATGGAGATGGGGTTCTACACCGACCGCCTGGCCGCCATGGGGATTTCGGCCTCGGTTCCTGATGCAGATGATCGGGCGAGGCTGCACGCCATCATCTATGACGAGCTAGTTCAGGGTTTGGTGACGGAGGTGTCCAAGACTGAGGTGCTGGCCATGATCGCGCGCTCGGTCGAGGCTGACAGTGTGATCTTTGGCTGTACAGAGATCGGGTTGTTGATTTCGCCCGAGGATCTGGCCCTGCCGGTGGTCGATACGGCCATTGTCCACGCCGAGGCTGGCGTGGCGTTCTCCATGGGTGTCTAG
- a CDS encoding NnrU family protein: protein MVNLLSAAVFFVLLHLLVSGTTLRDTITGRIGQGPYMGLFSLASVAGLTWLIMAYGAARHEAWNQAFWTITPVTRHIQLGLMALSFLLIVPGLTTPNPTSVRQEGSLDRPDVVSGMLRITRHPFLWGVAIWAAGHLLVNGDIASILLFGSLLALAIFGTNSIDAKRRRALGETWDGFAAQTSNVPFAAILAGRQPLKIGEIGWWRIALAVVIYAGLLMGHAAAFGVRALP, encoded by the coding sequence ATGGTCAATCTCTTGTCGGCGGCGGTGTTCTTCGTCCTGCTGCATCTGCTGGTCTCCGGCACGACACTGCGGGACACCATCACCGGAAGGATCGGTCAGGGCCCCTATATGGGTCTGTTTTCCCTGGCCTCGGTCGCGGGCCTGACCTGGCTGATCATGGCCTATGGCGCCGCCCGACACGAAGCCTGGAACCAGGCCTTCTGGACCATCACCCCGGTGACACGCCACATCCAGCTGGGATTGATGGCATTGTCCTTTCTGCTGATCGTCCCGGGCCTGACGACACCCAATCCGACCAGCGTGCGGCAGGAAGGCTCCCTGGACCGTCCCGACGTCGTCAGCGGCATGCTGCGGATCACCCGCCATCCCTTCCTCTGGGGCGTCGCCATCTGGGCGGCCGGGCACCTGCTGGTGAATGGCGACATCGCCTCCATCCTCCTGTTCGGTTCGCTGCTCGCCTTGGCGATCTTCGGAACAAACAGCATTGACGCCAAGCGCAGGCGCGCCCTGGGCGAAACCTGGGACGGCTTCGCCGCCCAGACCAGCAATGTCCCCTTCGCTGCCATCCTGGCCGGACGCCAGCCGCTCAAGATCGGTGAAATCGGCTGGTGGCGCATCGCCCTCGCCGTTGTGATCTATGCAGGTCTGCTGATGGGCCACGCCGCAGCATTCGGCGTCCGCGCCCTGCCCTAG
- the xth gene encoding exodeoxyribonuclease III yields the protein MRIATWNVNSVNARLETVTRWFEEAQPDVACLQEIKCVDEKFPAEAFERLGYNVAVHGQKTYNGVAILSKTPLEDIRKGLPGDDADEQARYLEAVVSGPRPVRVASIYLPNGNPIGTEKFDYKLAWMARLNAHARDLLALEEPLALVGDYNVIPEARDASHPEQWTKDALAQPESRGAFQALKWLGLTEAFMAIDGAAESYTFWDYQAGAWQRNNGIRIDHALLSPQAADLLTGCAIHKHVRGWEKPSDHVPFMIELNL from the coding sequence ATGCGAATCGCCACCTGGAACGTCAATTCGGTGAATGCGCGACTGGAGACGGTCACGCGCTGGTTCGAAGAAGCCCAGCCGGACGTCGCCTGCCTCCAGGAAATCAAGTGCGTCGACGAGAAATTCCCGGCCGAAGCCTTTGAAAGGCTTGGCTATAACGTCGCCGTCCATGGCCAGAAGACCTATAATGGCGTGGCGATCCTCTCCAAGACGCCTCTTGAGGATATCCGCAAGGGCCTGCCTGGCGACGATGCGGATGAGCAGGCGCGCTACCTGGAGGCTGTGGTCAGTGGGCCCCGCCCTGTCCGGGTCGCGTCAATCTACCTGCCCAATGGCAATCCGATCGGAACCGAGAAGTTCGACTACAAGCTGGCCTGGATGGCCCGCCTCAATGCCCACGCAAGGGACCTGCTGGCCCTCGAGGAGCCCCTGGCCCTGGTCGGCGACTACAACGTCATTCCAGAAGCCCGTGACGCCTCCCATCCCGAGCAATGGACCAAGGACGCCCTGGCCCAGCCGGAAAGCCGAGGGGCCTTCCAGGCGCTGAAGTGGCTTGGCCTGACCGAGGCCTTCATGGCGATCGATGGCGCCGCTGAAAGCTACACCTTCTGGGACTATCAGGCCGGCGCCTGGCAGAGGAACAACGGCATCCGCATTGACCACGCTCTGCTCTCCCCCCAGGCCGCAGACCTGCTCACCGGCTGCGCCATTCACAAACACGTGCGCGGCTGGGAAAAGCCCTCGGATCACGTGCCCTTCATGATCGAGCTGAACCTCTGA
- a CDS encoding methylmalonyl-CoA carboxyltransferase encodes MKHILDELERRREEARQGGGERRIASQHAKGKLTARERLELLLDDGSFEEFDMFVEHRATDFGMADNKIAGDGVVTGWGTINGRTVFVFSKDFTVFGGSLSNAHARKIVKVQEQALKMGAPIIGLFDAGGARIQEGVDGLAGYADIFLQNTLASGVIPQISVIMGPCAGGDVYSPAITDFIFMVKDTSYMYVTGPDVVKTVTHEEVTHEELGGYRIHAMKSGVADGAFENDLEALTQVRRLIDFLPASNREKPPVRETFDRSDREEASLDTLIPANPNKPYDMKELILKVVDEADFFEISPDFAKNIICGFGRMDGSTIGIVANQPQVLAGVLDIDSSRKAARFVRFCDAFDIPLVTLVDVPGFMPGTKQEQGGLIRHGAKLLFAYAEATVPKVTLITRKAYGGAYDVMSSKHLRGDINYAWPTAEIAVMGAKGAVEIIFRSEIGDADAIAARTAEYQDRFANPFIAASRGYIDDVVSPRTTRKRISRALKNLKGKVLTNPWKKHDNIPL; translated from the coding sequence GTGAAGCATATCCTGGATGAGTTGGAGCGGCGTCGCGAAGAAGCCCGGCAGGGCGGCGGCGAGCGGCGGATCGCCAGCCAGCATGCCAAGGGCAAGCTGACGGCGCGGGAGCGTCTGGAGCTGCTGCTGGACGACGGCTCCTTCGAAGAGTTCGACATGTTCGTCGAGCACCGCGCCACTGATTTCGGCATGGCCGACAACAAGATCGCCGGCGATGGGGTCGTCACTGGGTGGGGCACGATCAACGGCCGGACGGTCTTCGTGTTCTCCAAGGATTTCACGGTGTTCGGCGGGTCTCTTTCCAACGCCCACGCCCGCAAGATCGTCAAGGTGCAGGAGCAGGCCCTCAAGATGGGCGCCCCCATCATCGGCCTGTTTGACGCCGGCGGCGCTCGGATCCAGGAAGGGGTGGATGGCCTGGCCGGCTATGCCGACATCTTCCTGCAGAACACCCTGGCCTCGGGAGTTATTCCGCAGATCAGCGTCATCATGGGCCCCTGCGCCGGGGGCGATGTCTATTCGCCGGCCATTACCGACTTCATCTTCATGGTGAAGGATACCAGCTACATGTACGTGACCGGCCCCGACGTGGTGAAGACGGTCACCCACGAAGAAGTCACCCACGAGGAACTGGGCGGTTATCGCATCCACGCCATGAAGTCCGGTGTGGCCGACGGCGCTTTCGAGAACGATCTTGAGGCCCTGACCCAGGTCCGGCGGCTGATCGACTTCCTGCCGGCCTCCAACCGTGAAAAGCCTCCCGTCCGTGAGACCTTTGACCGGTCTGACCGGGAAGAGGCCAGCCTGGACACCCTGATCCCGGCCAACCCCAACAAGCCCTATGACATGAAGGAACTGATCCTCAAGGTTGTGGATGAGGCGGATTTCTTCGAGATTTCACCGGACTTCGCCAAGAACATCATCTGCGGCTTTGGCCGGATGGATGGATCGACCATCGGCATTGTCGCCAACCAGCCCCAGGTCCTGGCCGGCGTTCTGGACATTGATTCCAGCCGCAAGGCCGCGCGCTTTGTCCGCTTCTGCGACGCCTTCGACATTCCCCTGGTGACCCTGGTGGACGTGCCGGGCTTCATGCCGGGGACCAAGCAGGAGCAGGGCGGCCTGATCCGCCACGGCGCCAAGCTGCTGTTCGCCTATGCCGAGGCTACTGTGCCCAAGGTGACCCTGATCACCCGCAAGGCCTATGGCGGGGCCTATGACGTCATGAGCTCGAAGCACCTGCGGGGGGACATCAATTATGCCTGGCCTACGGCGGAAATTGCCGTCATGGGAGCCAAGGGGGCGGTGGAGATCATCTTCCGCTCGGAAATCGGCGATGCCGACGCCATTGCAGCCCGCACGGCGGAATACCAGGACCGCTTCGCAAACCCCTTCATCGCCGCCTCGCGGGGCTATATCGATGACGTGGTCAGTCCCCGTACGACCCGCAAGCGGATTTCCAGGGCCCTGAAGAACCTGAAGGGCAAGGTTCTGACCAACCCCTGGAAAAAGCACGACAACATCCCGCTCTAG
- a CDS encoding amidohydrolase — MTKNHFREITGLVAAVCLAISSNASAKDIVIHAGRLIDGLSKTPRTAVSILIRDDRITSVEPGFVTPAGAEIIDLTKSTVLPGLIDAHDHITSEFTGSNPVVDAVTGSSFDSSFVTVGATWRTLQAGFTTVRDVGGKTELLISARKAIAKGTIPGPRLYVAGEPLGPTGGHGDQANGLAIELTDPNWKNSIVDSPEDARRIVRTMRRQGVDLIKIMPSGGVLSIGDNPHEQLMADDEIQAVVDTAHSLGLKVAAHAHGAEAINKAVILGADSIEHGSFANAETYKLMKAHGTYLVPTLLVGDTAMKIARDHPEQLNPSSAAKALQVGPVLIRNLGDAFKAGVKIAFGTDQGLAPHGDNGKEFALMVRAGLTPMDAILSATAGGSDLLGHAADIGSVQAGRYADIIAVAGDPLADVTELERVAFVMKGGVVYKADGKPVRP, encoded by the coding sequence ATGACAAAAAATCACTTTCGAGAGATCACCGGACTAGTCGCCGCAGTATGTTTGGCGATTAGTTCTAACGCTTCCGCCAAGGATATTGTCATTCACGCCGGCAGGCTGATTGACGGTCTGAGCAAGACCCCAAGAACCGCAGTTTCCATACTGATCCGCGACGACCGGATTACCTCTGTTGAGCCCGGCTTTGTCACCCCCGCCGGGGCTGAGATCATCGACCTGACCAAGAGCACCGTCTTGCCAGGCCTGATTGACGCCCACGACCACATTACAAGCGAGTTCACGGGGTCAAATCCTGTCGTCGACGCTGTAACTGGATCCTCATTCGACTCCAGCTTTGTGACAGTGGGCGCAACTTGGAGAACCTTGCAGGCAGGGTTCACAACCGTCCGGGATGTCGGCGGCAAGACCGAACTGTTGATTTCCGCCAGAAAGGCCATCGCCAAAGGCACAATTCCGGGTCCTCGCCTGTATGTCGCCGGTGAGCCTTTGGGACCGACCGGCGGCCATGGCGATCAAGCGAATGGTCTCGCCATAGAATTGACCGATCCAAACTGGAAGAATTCAATTGTCGACAGCCCGGAGGATGCGCGCCGGATCGTGCGCACCATGCGTCGCCAGGGCGTGGACCTCATCAAGATCATGCCCAGCGGCGGGGTCCTCAGCATTGGCGACAACCCTCATGAACAGCTGATGGCCGACGACGAGATCCAGGCGGTCGTTGATACGGCCCACAGCCTCGGGCTCAAGGTCGCCGCTCACGCCCACGGGGCTGAGGCCATCAACAAGGCGGTCATTCTCGGGGCGGACTCCATTGAACACGGGTCCTTCGCGAATGCGGAAACCTACAAGCTGATGAAGGCGCACGGAACCTATCTTGTTCCCACCCTGCTGGTAGGCGACACCGCGATGAAGATTGCTCGGGACCACCCCGAACAACTCAACCCCTCGTCAGCCGCCAAGGCCCTGCAGGTCGGCCCGGTGCTGATCAGGAACCTGGGCGACGCCTTCAAGGCCGGGGTCAAGATCGCCTTCGGGACGGACCAGGGGCTCGCTCCGCATGGCGATAATGGCAAGGAGTTCGCCCTGATGGTCAGGGCGGGCCTGACCCCGATGGACGCCATCCTCTCGGCCACCGCCGGCGGTTCTGACCTGCTGGGTCACGCCGCCGACATTGGCTCTGTCCAGGCCGGACGTTATGCCGACATCATCGCGGTCGCCGGTGACCCGCTTGCAGATGTGACGGAACTCGAGCGGGTGGCCTTCGTGATGAAGGGCGGCGTGGTCTACAAGGCCGATGGCAAGCCTGTCAGGCCCTAG
- a CDS encoding K+ channel TrkA-N, which translates to MSNLVTELGLSTVIVCVTVLIHLIGLDILQLMTRLHLERFATWIHLDRIVVPVGIVLGLFVVHGLEIWLYALVYWKLNIMPDLENALYFSTSAYSTLGETGSVLPVEWRVVGVLEAVNGMLLIGWSTAFLFQILQHLMWEESGHSLPRGAIAKASPRPRGSRKDSSV; encoded by the coding sequence ATGAGCAATCTCGTTACGGAACTCGGCCTGTCGACAGTCATCGTCTGCGTGACCGTACTGATCCACCTTATCGGCCTCGATATCCTGCAGCTCATGACCAGACTGCACCTGGAGCGGTTTGCGACCTGGATCCACCTGGACCGTATTGTGGTTCCAGTCGGCATCGTTCTCGGCCTGTTCGTCGTCCACGGTCTGGAGATCTGGCTCTACGCCCTGGTCTACTGGAAGCTGAACATCATGCCGGACCTGGAAAACGCCCTCTATTTTTCCACAAGCGCCTATTCGACTCTCGGCGAAACGGGATCCGTCCTTCCCGTGGAATGGCGTGTGGTCGGGGTCCTGGAGGCCGTCAATGGCATGCTGCTGATCGGCTGGTCCACGGCCTTCCTGTTCCAGATCCTCCAGCACCTGATGTGGGAGGAGTCAGGTCATTCCCTGCCCAGGGGCGCCATCGCCAAGGCGTCGCCGCGGCCCAGGGGATCGCGCAAGGACTCCTCGGTCTGA
- the msrB gene encoding peptide-methionine (R)-S-oxide reductase has translation MDKPAASPSGFDLTPPDATERKRLESGLSREEAEVLLHHGTEAPFCGGLLDNKEDGVYCCRLCGLPLFKARTKFESGTGWPSFHTPFDQSHVLGIRDTSYGMLRIETRCARCDSHQGHVFPDGPPPTGLRYCINSVSLEFVQTEESLRDPLGRGDALAMAPLGRE, from the coding sequence ATGGACAAGCCAGCCGCCTCCCCTTCAGGTTTCGATCTGACACCCCCCGACGCAACGGAACGCAAGCGTCTGGAAAGCGGCCTCAGCCGAGAAGAGGCCGAGGTCTTGCTGCATCACGGCACCGAAGCCCCGTTCTGCGGCGGTCTTTTGGACAACAAGGAGGACGGCGTCTACTGCTGCCGCCTCTGCGGGCTGCCCCTGTTCAAGGCCAGGACCAAGTTCGAGAGCGGAACTGGCTGGCCCAGCTTCCACACGCCATTCGACCAGAGCCATGTCCTCGGGATCCGCGACACCAGCTACGGCATGCTGAGGATCGAGACCCGCTGCGCCCGCTGTGACAGCCATCAGGGGCATGTCTTCCCCGATGGCCCGCCCCCCACGGGCCTGCGCTACTGCATCAATTCAGTCTCCCTGGAATTTGTTCAGACCGAGGAGTCCTTGCGCGATCCCCTGGGCCGCGGCGACGCCTTGGCGATGGCGCCCCTGGGCAGGGAATGA
- a CDS encoding acetyl/propionyl-CoA carboxylase subunit alpha, whose product MFTKILIANRGEIAVRVIKTCRRMGIATVVVYSEADADSMAVEMADETVFIGPAPAAQSYLVADKIVAACRETGAQAVHPGFGFLSENAGFAKRLAEEGIVFIGPNPHAIEAMGDKIESKKFAARANVSVVPGHVGEIDDTAHAIKISEDIGYPVMIKASAGGGGKGIRVAWNRQDVEEGFPAVRAEAKASFGDDRIFIEKFIESPRHIEIQVLGDKHGNVVHLFERECSIQRRNQKVIEEAPSPLLDEATRAAMGAQAVALAKAVNYDSAGTVEFVAGQDKSFFFLEMNTRLQVEHPVTELITGVDLVEQMIRSAFGEAMAFSQDDLAIKGWAIESRIYAEDPYRGFLPSIGRLVRYAPPEEGTLTDGAIVRNDAGVREGDEISMFYDPMISKLSTWAPTRIEAIDVMGCALEDFHIEGLGQNIPFLAAVMDQERFRSGALSTNYIKDEFPEGFNGVAPTDFQRDLVASVACAMQQIQTKRTSPGLARAEWVVIAGSETRHVKLANGGGEYRMTMVEDDRTVVLGDIAWRPGDPTFRGRLDGVAFTCAVRPAAEGYFIRHRAASLRVLVLSPRSAELHAKLPPKKAADTSKMILSPMPGLVVSLDVTAGQTVRAGEAVAVIEAMKMQNIIRAERDGVVKSVGAAAGDSVAADEVLLELV is encoded by the coding sequence ATGTTTACGAAAATCCTGATCGCCAACCGCGGCGAAATCGCTGTCCGGGTCATCAAGACCTGTCGTCGGATGGGGATAGCCACTGTGGTGGTCTATTCCGAGGCTGACGCCGACTCCATGGCCGTGGAAATGGCCGACGAGACGGTCTTCATCGGGCCGGCGCCCGCTGCACAGAGCTATCTGGTGGCCGACAAGATCGTCGCGGCCTGTCGTGAGACCGGCGCACAGGCCGTGCACCCGGGCTTTGGCTTCCTTTCGGAAAACGCCGGCTTCGCCAAACGACTGGCTGAGGAGGGGATCGTCTTCATCGGCCCCAACCCCCACGCCATCGAGGCCATGGGCGACAAGATCGAAAGCAAGAAGTTCGCAGCCAGGGCCAATGTCTCTGTAGTCCCCGGCCACGTGGGCGAGATCGACGATACGGCCCATGCCATCAAGATCAGTGAAGACATCGGCTATCCGGTGATGATCAAGGCCTCAGCTGGCGGCGGGGGCAAGGGCATCCGCGTCGCATGGAACCGTCAGGACGTAGAGGAAGGCTTCCCGGCTGTCCGGGCTGAAGCCAAGGCCAGCTTCGGGGACGACCGGATCTTCATCGAAAAGTTCATTGAGAGCCCCCGCCACATCGAGATCCAGGTGCTGGGCGACAAGCACGGCAATGTGGTTCACCTGTTCGAGCGCGAATGCTCGATCCAGCGCCGAAACCAGAAGGTCATCGAAGAGGCGCCGTCGCCCCTGCTGGACGAGGCGACCCGCGCCGCCATGGGCGCCCAGGCCGTCGCCCTGGCCAAGGCGGTCAACTATGACAGCGCCGGCACCGTGGAATTCGTAGCTGGCCAGGACAAGTCCTTCTTCTTCCTGGAAATGAACACCCGCCTGCAGGTGGAGCATCCGGTCACAGAACTGATTACCGGGGTCGACCTGGTGGAACAGATGATCCGGTCAGCCTTTGGCGAGGCCATGGCGTTTTCGCAGGACGACCTGGCCATCAAGGGCTGGGCCATTGAGAGCCGGATCTACGCAGAGGATCCCTATAGGGGCTTCCTGCCGTCGATCGGCCGTCTGGTGCGCTATGCGCCTCCGGAGGAGGGGACCCTCACCGACGGCGCCATTGTCCGCAATGACGCCGGAGTGCGCGAAGGCGACGAGATCTCGATGTTCTATGACCCGATGATCTCCAAGCTTTCGACCTGGGCGCCGACCCGTATTGAGGCCATCGACGTCATGGGCTGTGCTCTCGAAGATTTCCATATCGAAGGCCTGGGCCAGAACATTCCCTTCCTGGCGGCGGTCATGGACCAGGAGCGGTTCCGCTCGGGCGCGCTTTCGACCAACTACATCAAGGATGAGTTCCCCGAGGGCTTCAACGGCGTGGCGCCGACCGACTTCCAGAGGGATCTGGTGGCCTCGGTGGCCTGCGCCATGCAGCAGATCCAGACCAAGCGGACCTCGCCAGGTCTGGCCCGTGCCGAGTGGGTTGTGATTGCCGGCTCTGAAACCCGTCACGTCAAGCTCGCCAATGGCGGCGGCGAATACCGGATGACCATGGTCGAGGATGACCGCACGGTGGTTCTGGGCGACATAGCCTGGCGTCCTGGCGATCCGACCTTCCGAGGCAGGCTGGACGGCGTGGCCTTCACCTGTGCGGTCAGGCCGGCGGCCGAGGGCTATTTCATCCGGCACAGGGCGGCCAGCCTGCGGGTTCTGGTGCTCTCGCCCCGGTCGGCGGAGTTGCATGCCAAGCTGCCGCCCAAGAAGGCCGCTGACACCTCCAAGATGATCCTGTCGCCCATGCCCGGTCTTGTGGTCAGCCTGGATGTGACAGCCGGTCAAACAGTCCGTGCTGGCGAGGCTGTCGCCGTGATCGAGGCCATGAAGATGCAGAACATCATCCGCGCCGAGCGGGACGGGGTGGTGAAGTCTGTAGGCGCCGCTGCGGGGGATTCTGTCGCAGCGGACGAGGTCTTGCTGGAACTGGTCTAG
- a CDS encoding lipoate-protein ligase B produces MLNRSLSPAQTPPIFGRKDGQAVEWVISRGPVGYLDAVQAMEARAAAIAEGQAPELVWLLEHPPLYTAGVSARSADLLEPDRFPVFESGRGGQYTYHGPGQRVAYVMLDLTARERDVRKFVASLEAWVIAALARFNVEGQIREGRVGVWVERRTPGAPTREDKIAAIGVKMRKWVSFHGISLNVEPDLGHFSGIVPCGQTEHGVTSLVDLGLPVTMDEADAALKSAFEDLFGPTEGKAPA; encoded by the coding sequence ATGCTGAACCGGTCGTTAAGCCCCGCCCAGACGCCGCCGATTTTCGGGAGAAAAGATGGCCAGGCGGTGGAATGGGTGATCTCACGGGGGCCTGTCGGGTACCTGGATGCAGTTCAGGCCATGGAGGCCCGGGCAGCGGCCATTGCGGAAGGCCAGGCGCCTGAACTTGTGTGGCTGCTTGAGCACCCTCCCCTCTACACGGCCGGCGTTTCAGCCAGGTCTGCGGACCTGCTGGAGCCCGACCGATTCCCTGTCTTCGAGTCCGGCCGAGGCGGCCAGTACACCTATCATGGCCCCGGACAGCGGGTTGCCTATGTCATGCTGGATCTGACCGCCCGAGAGCGGGATGTCCGCAAGTTTGTGGCATCCCTCGAGGCCTGGGTGATCGCCGCCCTGGCTCGTTTCAATGTGGAGGGCCAGATCCGCGAGGGTCGGGTCGGGGTATGGGTTGAGCGCAGGACCCCAGGCGCGCCGACCCGCGAAGACAAGATCGCCGCCATAGGGGTCAAAATGCGCAAGTGGGTGTCCTTCCACGGGATTTCACTGAATGTTGAGCCTGACCTTGGCCATTTCAGCGGGATCGTGCCCTGCGGCCAGACCGAGCATGGCGTCACCAGTCTTGTGGATCTTGGCCTGCCCGTGACGATGGATGAGGCTGACGCCGCCCTCAAATCCGCATTTGAAGATCTCTTCGGCCCAACCGAAGGCAAGGCCCCTGCCTAG
- the mgtE gene encoding magnesium transporter — protein MSRDTDHLEDVRPVADQALAPQVAEDLEDMALGEDYALNPDFVAMVVDAADRGDAERLRELLAALHPADVADLMGFLSQGDREEVLAHLDPEALAEILSELDTEIREDILEQLPSSTLAKALGEMDSDDAVDVVEDLEDDKRAQVLAAMPEGDRTAIESSLSYEEETAGRLMQREVVWAPQFWTVGQTIDHFRKEAERLPELFFDLYVVDPSHNPVGGIPVSHLLKTPRDTPLAQIMDQITEIPVDMDQEEVAYIFNKYHLISAPVVEPGGRLVGQITVDDIVGVIQEESEEDILALAGVSDAGRDADIVGIVRARLPWLLINLMTSVVASTVVGVFQDTIAKVIALAVLMPIVSSLGGNAGTQALTVAVRALASRELNAANAWRVINRELIVGLLNGLALALVMGAAVFVFFHDQKLALTMGLAIMANLFVAAFAGILAPIVLERLGRDPAVSSSVVVTFATDFMGFLALLGIARLILF, from the coding sequence ATGAGCCGCGACACCGATCACCTTGAAGATGTGCGCCCCGTCGCCGATCAGGCCTTGGCCCCCCAGGTCGCCGAAGACCTGGAGGATATGGCGCTTGGCGAAGACTACGCCCTGAATCCCGACTTCGTAGCGATGGTTGTCGACGCAGCTGATCGCGGCGACGCCGAACGTCTGCGGGAACTGCTGGCGGCCCTGCACCCGGCCGACGTGGCCGACCTGATGGGCTTCCTTTCCCAGGGCGACCGTGAAGAAGTTCTGGCGCACCTCGATCCTGAAGCCCTGGCCGAAATCCTTTCGGAACTCGATACCGAGATCCGCGAGGACATCCTTGAGCAGTTGCCGTCATCTACCCTGGCCAAGGCCCTTGGTGAGATGGATTCCGATGACGCCGTGGACGTCGTCGAGGATCTCGAAGACGACAAGCGCGCCCAGGTTCTGGCGGCCATGCCTGAGGGCGACCGCACCGCCATCGAATCCTCCCTGTCCTATGAGGAAGAAACCGCTGGCCGCCTGATGCAGCGGGAAGTGGTCTGGGCGCCGCAATTCTGGACCGTGGGTCAGACGATTGATCACTTCCGGAAGGAAGCGGAGCGACTCCCGGAACTGTTTTTCGACCTCTATGTCGTTGATCCGTCCCACAATCCGGTGGGGGGCATTCCGGTCAGCCACCTGCTCAAGACGCCGCGGGATACGCCCCTGGCGCAGATCATGGATCAGATCACCGAAATCCCGGTCGACATGGACCAGGAAGAGGTGGCCTACATCTTCAACAAGTACCACCTGATCTCGGCGCCTGTTGTCGAGCCGGGCGGTCGACTTGTGGGCCAGATCACCGTCGATGACATCGTCGGGGTTATCCAGGAAGAAAGCGAAGAAGACATTCTGGCCCTGGCCGGCGTGTCCGATGCCGGACGGGACGCCGACATTGTCGGGATCGTCCGCGCCCGCCTGCCCTGGTTGCTGATCAATCTGATGACTTCGGTCGTCGCCTCGACAGTGGTTGGGGTGTTCCAGGACACCATCGCCAAGGTCATCGCCCTTGCTGTCCTGATGCCGATTGTCTCATCCCTGGGCGGAAACGCCGGCACCCAGGCCCTGACCGTGGCTGTGCGGGCCCTGGCAAGCCGGGAGCTGAACGCCGCCAACGCCTGGCGGGTGATCAACCGGGAACTCATTGTCGGCCTGCTGAATGGCCTGGCCCTGGCCCTGGTGATGGGGGCGGCGGTCTTTGTCTTCTTCCATGATCAGAAACTTGCCCTGACCATGGGTCTTGCGATCATGGCCAACCTGTTCGTAGCGGCCTTCGCCGGCATTCTGGCGCCCATCGTTCTGGAGCGTCTTGGCCGGGATCCGGCCGTCTCGTCATCCGTCGTCGTGACCTTCGCCACAGACTTCATGGGCTTCCTGGCCCTGCTCGGGATTGCGCGCCTCATCCTGTTCTGA